Proteins encoded within one genomic window of Cellulomonas flavigena DSM 20109:
- a CDS encoding DEAD/DEAH box helicase: MSTSLPASASAQDATTFADLGLDPRVLSAVHGLGFTAPTPVQAQTIPALLAGRDVVGVAQTGTGKTAAFGLPLLQSVDPDVAAVQVVVLTPTRELAMQVADALTSFAADMPGLQVVAVYGGSPYLPQQRALARGAQVVVGTPGRVIDHIDRRTLRLDDVRMLVLDEADEMLRMGFAEDVDKVLSGTPAGRQVALFSATMPPQIRRVADQHLVNPVSVAVSRQSSTVESVRQTYAVVPYRHKAGALARVLAVSDADAAIVFVRTREAAEEIGNVLVQRGIAAAHISGDVAQADRERIVERLRSGTLDVLVATDVAARGLDVERIGLVVNLDLPREPEAYVHRIGRTGRAGRTGEALTFVTPSERPRLRQIERTTRTPLVEITIPTPAQVSAHRATALLGRTDARLAAGRLDVVRTAVLEHLAAHPDVDPVDLLTAVAALAVGDEGPSAEVEYLDDAVRRARETRHEETRGGQVAGNRRRPGTTGPSGRPRYRVAVGERDGLQPGALVGALTGEGGLTGKDVGKIDIFGSFALVDIPSGLTPEVVDRLGRTRVAGRPLRIRLDTGPQSSRGPSRGERVHRTHA, translated from the coding sequence ATGAGCACTTCTCTGCCTGCCTCCGCGTCCGCACAGGACGCGACCACGTTCGCCGACCTCGGCCTCGACCCGCGCGTCCTGTCGGCCGTGCACGGTCTGGGGTTCACGGCCCCCACGCCCGTCCAGGCGCAGACGATCCCGGCCCTGCTCGCCGGCCGTGACGTCGTCGGCGTCGCCCAGACCGGCACCGGCAAGACCGCCGCCTTCGGCCTGCCGCTGCTGCAGTCCGTCGATCCCGACGTCGCCGCCGTCCAGGTCGTCGTCCTGACCCCGACGCGCGAGCTCGCGATGCAGGTCGCCGACGCGCTCACCTCGTTCGCCGCCGACATGCCGGGCCTGCAGGTCGTGGCCGTCTACGGCGGTTCGCCGTACCTGCCGCAGCAGCGGGCGCTGGCGCGCGGCGCTCAGGTCGTCGTCGGCACACCCGGGCGCGTCATCGACCACATCGACCGGCGCACCCTGCGCCTGGACGACGTCCGCATGCTCGTGCTGGACGAGGCGGACGAGATGCTGCGCATGGGCTTCGCCGAGGACGTCGACAAGGTCCTGTCGGGCACGCCCGCCGGCCGCCAGGTCGCGCTGTTCTCCGCGACGATGCCGCCGCAGATCCGCCGGGTCGCCGACCAGCACCTGGTGAACCCGGTGTCGGTGGCGGTCTCGCGGCAGTCCTCCACCGTCGAGTCCGTGCGTCAGACGTACGCGGTCGTGCCCTACCGGCACAAGGCCGGCGCCCTGGCCCGCGTGCTGGCCGTCAGCGACGCCGACGCCGCCATCGTGTTCGTCCGCACCCGCGAGGCCGCCGAGGAGATCGGCAACGTCCTCGTGCAGCGCGGCATCGCGGCGGCGCACATCAGCGGTGACGTCGCGCAGGCCGACCGCGAGCGGATCGTCGAGCGGCTGCGCTCGGGCACGCTCGACGTGCTCGTGGCGACCGACGTCGCCGCACGTGGACTCGACGTCGAGCGCATCGGCCTCGTCGTCAACCTCGACCTGCCGCGCGAGCCCGAGGCGTACGTGCACCGCATCGGCCGCACCGGCCGCGCGGGCCGCACCGGTGAGGCGCTGACGTTCGTCACGCCGAGCGAGCGACCGCGTCTGCGCCAGATCGAGCGGACCACGCGCACGCCCCTCGTCGAGATCACCATCCCGACCCCCGCGCAGGTCAGCGCCCACCGCGCGACCGCGCTGCTCGGGCGCACCGACGCGCGGCTCGCGGCCGGCCGGCTCGACGTGGTCCGGACGGCAGTGCTCGAGCACCTCGCCGCGCACCCCGACGTCGACCCCGTCGACCTGCTCACGGCCGTCGCTGCGCTCGCGGTCGGCGACGAGGGCCCGAGCGCCGAGGTCGAGTACCTCGACGACGCGGTCCGCCGTGCGCGCGAGACGCGCCACGAGGAGACGCGCGGCGGTCAGGTCGCGGGCAACCGCCGGCGACCCGGCACGACCGGCCCCAGCGGACGCCCGCGCTACCGCGTCGCGGTCGGTGAGCGCGACGGCCTGCAGCCGGGTGCGCTCGTCGGCGCCCTCACGGGCGAGGGCGGGCTGACCGGCAAGGACGTCGGCAAGATCGACATCTTCGGCAGCTTCGCGCTCGTGGACATCCCCTCCGGACTCACGCCGGAGGTCGTCGACCGGCTCGGCCGCACGCGCGTCGCGGGCCGGCCCCTGCGCATCCGGCTCGACACCGGCCCGCAGTCCTCGCGCGGTCCGTCGCGCGGCGAGCGGGTGCACCGCACGCACGCCTGA
- a CDS encoding substrate-binding domain-containing protein encodes MGEKHQLDSDGVGEVWKMMTVRRGVPATVRRTIGVLSPVVGGFYFGAVIAGVARAARGVGHRVVAVQTYPAGLDRERYPDESVLDTPVALGAVDGLVVIGKALSPERLAAVREWGVPVVLISEDPAHPDDPVVVPDNVGGVRAAVEHLIWHGHTAIGFLGNLGQRDMRERFAAYRTTLAEHGIESDDSWWYEASDNQEQGGADAAGRMLQAGTPTTAVIAATDRNAVGFQRALRSHGLVLPRDQAVVAFDHADSGARVSPRLSTVDAHFGRVGEHAVGLLLARMRGDDVAPGEHRVPSSLVVRESCGCTEITSPVMSPGSSPGGVADVEDTQGTDLLRRLADTAFAGPAGSAVSRRAGPDAREAWWRAVEEPVDVAAERGVSPAPAALGRLSDLTAALQPHPEALEQMVQVLRTVESRRVESLGEARAANAPAVRRAVTDVLLAVTKGCTRAMLARSGQLERTIVDQYEVDMDLLRGDGASPRALGWLPRGVRGHACLGLWVGSDRAPGDREMEIVGVHDTSGTLSRLVGVRTTASQFPPAALTRAGTVGSNELTFVVPVTFGGSDWGLLAIDGTVETRATQPRDRFNHWAALLAVALDQERLLGSLREQRKALEQAAARERALADTVRESEERYALASMAAHDGTWDWDVSAGTVYYSPRWKQTLGYAEDVIGDQPSEWLERVHPADRDELSAAIAAQLAGCGTPLELEHRVRTQSGDYRWMMCRAVTVLDDAGCPARLVGTLVDVTERKEAEIALQRDALHDPETGLVNRLLFLDRLGAALLRCRRSAGYDCAIALVRVVDGGTSRDDDHAPDVHREVVRQLRRPLREGDTTARTGEDDFAILVDDVGTGGMPDRLTELLERLRREIGPRISIGVLQSIRGMRDVNEVLREADIVLLRGQTRVDPRNTAVR; translated from the coding sequence GTGGGTGAAAAGCATCAGCTCGACTCCGACGGCGTGGGCGAGGTGTGGAAGATGATGACGGTCCGGCGCGGGGTTCCCGCCACGGTGCGTCGGACGATCGGCGTCCTGTCACCGGTGGTCGGTGGCTTCTACTTCGGGGCGGTGATCGCCGGGGTGGCGCGTGCCGCACGCGGCGTGGGCCACCGGGTCGTCGCGGTCCAGACCTACCCGGCGGGGCTCGACCGCGAGCGCTATCCGGACGAGTCCGTGCTCGACACGCCGGTGGCGCTCGGTGCCGTCGACGGCCTCGTGGTGATCGGCAAGGCCCTGAGCCCGGAGCGCCTGGCGGCGGTCCGGGAGTGGGGCGTCCCCGTGGTCCTCATCAGCGAGGACCCGGCGCACCCGGACGACCCCGTGGTGGTCCCGGACAACGTGGGCGGCGTGCGCGCCGCGGTCGAGCACCTGATCTGGCACGGGCACACGGCGATCGGCTTCCTCGGGAACCTGGGGCAGCGGGACATGCGCGAGCGTTTCGCGGCCTACCGCACGACGCTCGCCGAGCACGGCATCGAGTCGGACGACTCGTGGTGGTACGAGGCGTCGGACAACCAGGAGCAGGGCGGGGCCGACGCGGCGGGGCGCATGCTGCAGGCGGGCACGCCGACGACGGCGGTGATCGCCGCGACGGACCGCAACGCGGTCGGGTTCCAGCGTGCGCTGCGCTCGCACGGCCTCGTGCTGCCGCGGGACCAGGCCGTCGTGGCGTTCGACCACGCGGACTCCGGGGCGCGGGTGAGCCCGCGCCTGTCGACGGTCGACGCGCACTTCGGGCGCGTCGGGGAGCACGCGGTCGGTCTGCTCCTGGCCCGGATGCGCGGCGACGACGTGGCGCCGGGCGAGCACCGTGTGCCGTCGTCGCTGGTGGTGCGTGAGTCGTGCGGGTGCACGGAGATCACCTCGCCGGTCATGTCGCCCGGTTCGTCGCCGGGTGGTGTGGCGGACGTCGAGGACACCCAGGGAACGGACCTCCTGCGCCGGCTGGCGGACACGGCGTTCGCCGGTCCCGCCGGGTCGGCGGTGTCGCGCCGCGCCGGGCCGGACGCGCGCGAGGCGTGGTGGCGCGCGGTCGAGGAGCCGGTCGACGTCGCCGCCGAGCGCGGCGTGTCGCCGGCCCCCGCGGCGCTCGGTCGGCTCTCGGACCTCACGGCGGCGCTGCAGCCGCACCCGGAGGCGCTCGAGCAGATGGTGCAGGTGCTGCGGACGGTCGAGAGCCGTCGCGTCGAGTCGCTGGGGGAGGCGCGCGCGGCGAACGCCCCGGCGGTGCGCCGCGCTGTGACGGACGTGCTGCTCGCGGTCACCAAGGGCTGCACGCGCGCGATGCTGGCGCGCAGCGGTCAGCTCGAGCGCACGATCGTCGACCAGTACGAGGTCGACATGGACCTGCTGCGCGGCGACGGCGCGAGCCCGCGCGCGCTCGGCTGGCTGCCGCGCGGGGTGCGCGGTCACGCGTGCCTGGGCCTGTGGGTGGGCTCCGACCGGGCGCCCGGGGACCGGGAGATGGAGATCGTCGGTGTCCACGACACGAGCGGGACGCTGTCTCGCCTCGTGGGCGTGCGGACGACCGCGAGCCAGTTCCCGCCCGCCGCGCTGACGCGCGCCGGCACCGTCGGCTCGAACGAGCTGACGTTCGTCGTGCCCGTGACCTTCGGCGGCAGCGACTGGGGTCTGCTCGCGATCGACGGGACGGTCGAGACACGGGCCACGCAGCCGCGTGACCGGTTCAACCACTGGGCCGCGCTGCTCGCGGTCGCCCTCGACCAGGAGCGGCTGCTCGGCTCGTTGCGGGAGCAGCGCAAGGCGCTGGAGCAGGCGGCCGCGCGTGAGCGTGCGCTGGCCGACACCGTGCGCGAGAGCGAGGAGCGGTACGCGCTGGCGTCGATGGCGGCGCACGACGGCACGTGGGACTGGGACGTCTCGGCGGGCACGGTGTACTACTCGCCGCGGTGGAAGCAGACGCTCGGCTACGCCGAGGACGTCATCGGCGACCAGCCCTCGGAGTGGCTGGAGCGCGTGCACCCCGCGGACCGTGACGAGCTGTCCGCGGCGATCGCTGCGCAGCTCGCCGGGTGCGGCACGCCGCTGGAGCTCGAGCACCGGGTGCGCACGCAGTCCGGCGACTACCGCTGGATGATGTGCCGCGCGGTGACGGTGCTCGACGACGCGGGCTGCCCGGCGCGGCTCGTCGGCACGCTGGTCGACGTGACGGAGCGCAAGGAGGCCGAGATCGCGCTGCAGCGCGACGCGCTGCACGACCCGGAGACGGGCCTGGTGAACCGGCTGCTGTTCCTCGACCGTCTGGGTGCGGCGCTGCTGCGGTGCCGGCGGTCGGCCGGCTACGACTGCGCGATCGCCCTGGTCCGTGTGGTCGACGGCGGGACGTCGCGCGACGACGACCACGCACCGGACGTGCATCGCGAGGTCGTGCGGCAGCTGCGGCGGCCGCTGCGCGAGGGTGACACCACGGCCCGCACGGGCGAGGACGACTTCGCGATCCTCGTCGACGACGTGGGCACCGGGGGGATGCCCGACCGGCTCACCGAGCTGCTCGAGCGGCTGCGGCGGGAGATCGGGCCGCGCATCTCGATCGGGGTGCTGCAGTCGATCCGTGGCATGCGGGACGTCAACGAGGTCCTGCGCGAGGCGGACATCGTCCTCCTGCGGGGACAGACGCGCGTCGACCCGCGCAACACGGCGGTGCGCTGA
- a CDS encoding LacI family DNA-binding transcriptional regulator, whose protein sequence is MVTPAHDTGKDAVSPTTGAQPVLGGPGARRPTITDVAKAAGVSIAVVSYALNGRPGVSAATRERVLRVADEFGWRPSAAARSMRSGPRAVGLVVDRGLTGAVGYGAHVLEFVVALQDVLATRGLALVLQVVDDLPAAVALYGEWWAERRFDVMVVTDVRTEDPRLDALRRLRIPAVVVGAGDVPGDVANVRVDDEQAAERVGRYLIELGHRHVGAVTGPASLQRTRSRVAGLESALDAGGATLAHEPTGGSPEEAAAAARRLLTGDRPPTAVVFDTDHMAVAALDVARRTGLAVPWDVSVVALSDSPLCRLATPSITALPSVQADLGTAVGESVLTILDSQPTPLRRIEVGGLAVRGSTGPRSR, encoded by the coding sequence GTGGTCACTCCTGCACATGACACAGGCAAAGATGCTGTCTCTCCGACGACCGGGGCACAGCCCGTTCTCGGCGGCCCTGGCGCCCGCCGACCGACGATCACCGACGTCGCCAAGGCCGCGGGGGTGTCCATCGCCGTCGTGTCCTACGCGCTCAACGGCCGCCCCGGCGTCTCCGCTGCGACCCGAGAACGGGTCCTGCGCGTGGCCGACGAGTTCGGCTGGCGACCCAGCGCGGCCGCGCGCTCGATGCGCAGCGGGCCGCGCGCCGTGGGCCTCGTCGTCGACCGCGGCCTGACCGGTGCCGTCGGCTATGGCGCGCACGTCCTGGAGTTCGTCGTCGCGCTCCAGGACGTGCTGGCGACACGCGGTCTCGCACTCGTGCTGCAGGTCGTCGACGACCTGCCCGCGGCCGTCGCGCTCTACGGCGAGTGGTGGGCGGAGCGGCGCTTCGACGTGATGGTCGTCACGGACGTGCGCACCGAGGACCCGCGGCTCGACGCGCTGCGTCGCCTGCGGATCCCGGCCGTGGTGGTCGGCGCGGGCGACGTGCCGGGCGACGTCGCGAACGTCCGCGTCGACGACGAGCAGGCCGCCGAGCGGGTCGGGCGCTACCTCATCGAGCTCGGGCACCGGCACGTGGGCGCCGTGACCGGCCCCGCCTCGCTGCAGCGCACCCGGTCCCGGGTCGCGGGCCTCGAGAGCGCGCTGGACGCCGGCGGCGCGACGCTCGCGCACGAGCCGACCGGCGGGTCGCCCGAGGAGGCCGCTGCGGCCGCACGCCGGCTCCTCACCGGCGACCGGCCGCCCACCGCCGTCGTCTTCGACACGGACCACATGGCGGTCGCCGCGCTCGACGTGGCCCGGCGCACGGGGCTGGCCGTGCCGTGGGACGTGTCCGTCGTGGCGCTGTCGGACTCCCCCCTGTGCCGCCTGGCGACGCCGTCGATCACCGCCCTCCCGTCGGTGCAGGCCGACCTCGGCACCGCCGTGGGCGAGTCCGTGCTGACGATCCTCGACTCCCAGCCCACGCCGCTGCGCCGCATCGAGGTGGGTGGCCTGGCCGTGCGCGGGAGCACGGGACCGCGCTCGCGGTGA
- a CDS encoding glycoside hydrolase family 6 protein, with translation MSTHGNRTAGRRLRAVATAATATALVAVPLTLASTTATAAEAHVDNPYAGARQYVNPNWAATVESAATRAESSTLAAQIRTVAKQPTAVWMDRSSAITGNADGPGLKFHLDEAVKQKAAGSTPLVFNLVIYNLPGRDCFALASNGELPATDAGMERYKTEYIDPIVDLLSDPKYADIRVAATIEPDSLPNLITNISESTCQKSAPYYREGVKYALDELKTLDNVYTYLDAAHSGWLGWESNSGPTAKLFAEVAKSTKKGFASVDGFVTNTANTTPLAEPFLTDPTLNVGGVPVRSAKFYEWNPDFGEHAWTAQLHRLLVAEGFPASTGMLIDTSRNGWGGPDRPTKASTSTNVDTYVNESRIDRRTHRGAWCNPLGAGIGELPQATPAGAPSASHLDAYVWIKPPGESDGASKEIPNDEGKSFDRMCDPTYVASKLSNNLTGATPDAPVSGKWFEAQFMTLVKNAYPVITPDNGSTPTPTPTPSVTPSPTPSVTPSPTPSVTPSPTPSVTPSPTPSVTPSPTPSPTVSPTPSPTPSPTQNPGGVCTVSYTANAWNTGFTASVRVTNKGAALSSWNLTFDLPAGQSVQQGWSAKWAQSGQTVTVSNEAWNGNLGANATVDIGFNGSHNGNGNSAKPTQFKLNGAACS, from the coding sequence GTGTCCACACACGGCAATCGAACGGCCGGGCGGCGCTTGCGCGCCGTCGCGACCGCTGCGACGGCGACGGCGCTCGTCGCGGTGCCGCTGACGCTCGCGAGCACGACCGCGACCGCGGCCGAAGCCCACGTCGACAACCCCTACGCCGGCGCCCGGCAGTACGTGAACCCGAACTGGGCAGCGACGGTTGAGAGCGCTGCCACGCGCGCCGAGAGCTCGACCCTCGCCGCGCAGATCCGCACGGTGGCCAAGCAGCCCACCGCCGTCTGGATGGACCGCAGCAGCGCCATCACCGGCAACGCCGACGGCCCCGGCCTGAAGTTCCACCTCGACGAGGCCGTCAAGCAGAAGGCGGCGGGCAGCACGCCGCTCGTCTTCAACCTCGTCATCTACAACCTGCCGGGCCGCGACTGCTTCGCTCTCGCGTCGAACGGTGAGCTCCCCGCCACCGACGCCGGCATGGAGCGCTACAAGACCGAGTACATCGACCCCATCGTCGACCTGCTCTCGGACCCGAAGTACGCGGACATCCGGGTCGCGGCGACGATCGAGCCGGACTCGCTCCCGAACCTCATCACGAACATCTCGGAGAGCACCTGCCAGAAGTCCGCGCCGTACTACCGCGAGGGCGTCAAGTACGCGCTGGACGAGCTGAAGACGCTCGACAACGTGTACACGTACCTCGACGCGGCCCACTCGGGCTGGCTCGGCTGGGAGTCGAACTCGGGCCCGACCGCCAAGCTGTTCGCCGAGGTCGCGAAGAGCACCAAGAAGGGCTTCGCGTCGGTCGACGGCTTCGTCACGAACACGGCGAACACCACGCCGCTGGCCGAGCCGTTCCTCACGGACCCGACCCTCAACGTCGGTGGCGTGCCGGTCCGCTCGGCCAAGTTCTACGAGTGGAACCCGGACTTCGGTGAGCACGCGTGGACGGCGCAGCTGCACCGTCTGCTCGTCGCCGAGGGCTTCCCGGCCTCGACCGGCATGCTCATCGACACGTCCCGCAACGGCTGGGGCGGCCCGGACCGTCCGACCAAGGCGTCGACGAGCACCAACGTCGACACCTACGTCAACGAGTCGCGCATCGACCGCCGCACCCACCGCGGCGCGTGGTGCAACCCGCTGGGCGCCGGCATCGGCGAGCTCCCGCAGGCCACGCCGGCCGGTGCGCCGTCCGCGTCGCACCTCGACGCGTACGTCTGGATCAAGCCCCCGGGCGAGTCCGACGGTGCCTCGAAGGAGATCCCGAACGACGAGGGCAAGAGCTTCGACCGCATGTGCGACCCGACCTACGTGGCGTCCAAGCTGTCGAACAACCTCACGGGTGCCACGCCCGACGCGCCGGTCTCCGGCAAGTGGTTCGAGGCGCAGTTCATGACGCTGGTCAAGAACGCGTACCCGGTGATCACCCCGGACAACGGCTCGACGCCCACGCCCACGCCGACCCCGTCGGTCACGCCGTCGCCGACCCCGTCGGTGACCCCGTCCCCCACGCCGTCGGTCACGCCGTCGCCGACCCCGTCGGTCACGCCGTCCCCCACGCCGTCGGTGACGCCGTCGCCGACCCCGTCCCCGACGGTCAGCCCGACGCCGTCGCCCACCCCGTCGCCGACCCAGAACCCGGGTGGCGTGTGCACGGTGAGCTACACGGCCAACGCGTGGAACACCGGCTTCACGGCCTCGGTCCGCGTGACCAACAAGGGCGCGGCCCTGTCCAGCTGGAACCTGACGTTCGACCTGCCGGCCGGCCAGTCCGTCCAGCAGGGCTGGAGCGCCAAGTGGGCCCAGTCGGGCCAGACCGTGACGGTGAGCAACGAGGCGTGGAACGGCAACCTGGGTGCCAACGCCACGGTGGACATCGGCTTCAACGGCAGCCACAACGGCAACGGCAACAGCGCCAAGCCGACGCAGTTCAAGCTGAACGGCGCAGCCTGCTCCTGA
- a CDS encoding cellulase family glycosylhydrolase — protein MTTSRVRRLRTALGSVLAAGALTLPLALSAAPAQAADTPDWLHVQGNKIVDASGKEVWLTGVNWFGFNADERVFHGLWSANMRTLTKGMADRGLNVVRVPISAELMLEWKAGTFTKPNVNEFANPELAGLNSLQIFEKFLEMSDEYGLKVFLDVHSAEADNSGHVYPVWWKGDITTEHVYEAWEWAAARWKTNDTLIGADLKNEPHGTQGQTERAKWDGSTDKDNFKHFAETAAKKVLAINPNWLIFVEGIEIYPKDGVSWSSTGLTDYHNMWWGGNLRGVRDFPIDLGANQDQLVYSPHDYGPLVHLQPWFKGEWSRETLERDVWDPNWLYLHKENTAPLLIGEWGGFMDGGPNEKWMVALRDLIVDRRLSHTFWVLNPNSGDTGGLLGYDWATWDEEKYALLKPALWQDGGKFVGLDHDVPLGGVGSTTGKSLSQVNGTFPSPTATATPTPTPSVTPTPTPSVTPTPTPSVTPTPTPSATPTPTATPTSAAGACTVTFSGNAWNSGMTGAVRLTNTGSTLSGWTLTFTAPAGVTVTQGWGGTWSQSGSTVTVRNADWNGTLATGGTVEIGFNASHGGTTGTPSGFAVNGASCATA, from the coding sequence GTGACCACCTCACGTGTGCGCAGGCTGCGCACCGCGCTCGGCAGCGTCCTCGCCGCCGGCGCCCTGACGCTCCCCCTCGCCCTGTCCGCGGCGCCTGCACAGGCGGCCGACACGCCCGACTGGCTGCACGTCCAGGGCAACAAGATCGTCGACGCCTCCGGCAAGGAGGTGTGGCTCACCGGCGTGAACTGGTTCGGGTTCAACGCCGACGAGCGCGTCTTCCACGGCCTGTGGTCCGCGAACATGCGGACGCTCACCAAGGGCATGGCCGACCGCGGCCTCAACGTCGTGCGCGTGCCGATCTCCGCCGAGCTGATGCTCGAGTGGAAGGCGGGCACGTTCACCAAGCCGAACGTCAACGAGTTCGCCAACCCCGAGCTCGCCGGGCTCAACAGCCTGCAGATCTTCGAGAAGTTCCTCGAGATGAGTGACGAGTACGGCCTCAAGGTCTTCCTCGACGTCCACTCCGCCGAGGCGGACAACTCGGGGCACGTCTACCCCGTGTGGTGGAAGGGCGACATCACCACCGAGCACGTCTACGAGGCGTGGGAGTGGGCGGCGGCCCGCTGGAAGACGAACGACACGCTCATCGGCGCCGACCTGAAGAACGAGCCGCACGGCACCCAGGGCCAGACCGAGCGCGCCAAGTGGGACGGGTCGACCGACAAGGACAACTTCAAGCACTTCGCCGAGACGGCGGCGAAGAAGGTCCTGGCGATCAACCCGAACTGGCTGATCTTCGTCGAGGGCATCGAGATCTACCCGAAGGACGGCGTGTCCTGGTCCTCGACAGGTCTGACCGACTACCACAACATGTGGTGGGGCGGGAACCTGCGCGGCGTGCGGGACTTCCCGATCGACCTCGGTGCGAACCAGGACCAGCTCGTGTACTCCCCGCACGACTACGGGCCGCTCGTGCACCTGCAGCCGTGGTTCAAGGGTGAGTGGAGCCGCGAGACGCTCGAGCGCGACGTGTGGGACCCGAACTGGCTGTACCTGCACAAGGAGAACACCGCACCGCTGCTCATCGGCGAGTGGGGCGGCTTCATGGACGGCGGGCCCAACGAGAAGTGGATGGTCGCGCTGCGCGACCTCATCGTCGACCGGCGCCTGAGCCACACGTTCTGGGTGCTCAACCCGAACTCGGGTGACACCGGGGGCCTGCTCGGCTACGACTGGGCCACGTGGGACGAGGAGAAGTACGCGCTGCTCAAGCCGGCGCTGTGGCAGGACGGCGGCAAGTTCGTCGGCCTCGACCACGACGTCCCGCTGGGCGGCGTGGGCAGCACGACGGGCAAGTCGCTGTCCCAGGTCAACGGCACGTTCCCGTCGCCCACCGCGACGGCGACCCCGACGCCGACCCCCTCGGTCACGCCGACGCCCACGCCGTCGGTGACGCCGACCCCGACCCCCTCGGTCACGCCGACGCCGACGCCCAGTGCCACGCCGACACCCACGGCGACGCCGACGAGCGCCGCAGGTGCGTGCACGGTGACGTTCAGCGGCAACGCCTGGAACTCGGGCATGACCGGCGCCGTGCGGCTGACGAACACCGGCAGCACGCTGTCGGGCTGGACCTTGACGTTCACGGCGCCCGCGGGTGTGACGGTGACCCAGGGCTGGGGCGGCACGTGGTCGCAGTCCGGCTCCACGGTGACGGTCCGCAACGCGGACTGGAACGGCACGCTCGCGACGGGCGGCACGGTCGAGATCGGGTTCAACGCCTCGCACGGCGGCACGACGGGCACGCCCTCGGGCTTCGCCGTCAACGGGGCGTCCTGCGCCACGGCCTGA
- a CDS encoding threonine aldolase family protein — protein MPGPALSCTTNDGSRPVVGQTGGVSTPAPSRHFASDNYAGVHPEVLQAVAAANVGHVPAYGDDPWTERLQEVVRAQLGDTAVAYPVLNGTGANVVALQAMLPRWGAVVCTEAAHVHTDENGAPERVGGLKLLTVPAADGRLTPELVARQAWGFGDVHRAQPGVVSITQATELGTVYTPEAVRALCDQAHELGMRVHLDGARLANAAAHLGLPLRALTTDCGVDVLSLGGTKNGLLLGEAVVVLDPAAVTGVEYLRKADMQLASKLRFVSAQLVALYEGDLWLRSAQRANAAAARLRAGIDALGVLEVTQPTEANAVFVRLPGHVAAALRRRWRFYDWDVTDGTVRLMCAFDTTDEDVDDLLVALATALREEPDAG, from the coding sequence ATGCCGGGCCCGGCGCTGTCCTGCACGACGAACGACGGCAGCAGGCCGGTCGTCGGCCAGACTGGGGGAGTGAGCACGCCCGCCCCCTCCCGCCACTTCGCCTCGGACAACTACGCCGGGGTGCACCCCGAGGTCCTGCAGGCGGTCGCCGCCGCCAACGTCGGGCACGTGCCCGCCTACGGCGACGACCCGTGGACCGAGCGTCTGCAGGAGGTCGTGCGCGCGCAGCTCGGCGACACGGCGGTCGCGTACCCGGTGCTCAACGGCACGGGCGCCAACGTCGTCGCGCTCCAGGCGATGCTGCCGCGCTGGGGCGCCGTCGTGTGCACCGAGGCCGCGCACGTGCACACGGACGAGAACGGTGCGCCCGAGCGAGTCGGGGGCCTGAAGCTGCTCACCGTGCCCGCGGCCGACGGGCGGCTCACCCCCGAGCTCGTGGCCCGACAGGCGTGGGGCTTCGGTGACGTGCACCGCGCCCAGCCCGGGGTCGTGTCGATCACGCAGGCCACCGAGCTCGGCACCGTGTACACGCCCGAGGCGGTGCGTGCGCTGTGCGACCAGGCGCACGAGCTCGGGATGCGCGTGCACCTGGACGGTGCGCGGCTCGCCAACGCCGCCGCCCACCTCGGCCTGCCGCTGCGGGCGCTGACCACCGACTGCGGCGTCGACGTGCTCTCGCTCGGCGGCACCAAGAACGGGCTGCTGCTCGGTGAGGCGGTGGTGGTGCTGGACCCCGCCGCCGTGACGGGTGTGGAGTACCTGCGCAAGGCCGACATGCAGCTCGCCTCGAAGCTGCGGTTCGTGTCCGCGCAGCTGGTCGCCCTCTACGAGGGCGACCTGTGGCTGCGCTCGGCGCAGCGCGCCAACGCGGCGGCCGCCCGGCTGCGGGCGGGGATCGACGCCCTGGGGGTCCTCGAGGTCACGCAGCCCACCGAGGCCAACGCGGTGTTCGTCCGGCTTCCCGGCCATGTCGCCGCAGCCCTGCGGCGGCGCTGGCGGTTCTACGACTGGGACGTCACGGACGGCACCGTGCGTCTCATGTGCGCGTTCGACACCACGGACGAGGACGTCGACGACCTGCTCGTGGCCCTCGCCACCGCGCTGCGCGAGGAGCCGGACGCCGGCTGA
- a CDS encoding DUF6328 family protein → MARTDGRDETFIERMDRNWEELLQELRVTQTGAQILTGFLLTLPFQGRFWDLDAYQQDLYLVLVVLAVLATVLIIAPVSLHRLLFRRRLKPQLVDAGHWFARAGLAALALVLTGATMLLFDVVLTRTAGVVAGATSLVLITLMWVVLPHVIAHRAEPVEGNEPATGDSGRGAAD, encoded by the coding sequence ATGGCCCGCACCGACGGCCGAGACGAGACGTTCATCGAGCGCATGGACCGCAACTGGGAGGAGCTGCTGCAGGAGCTGCGCGTGACGCAGACCGGGGCGCAGATCCTCACGGGCTTCCTGCTGACCCTGCCGTTCCAGGGCCGGTTCTGGGACCTGGACGCCTACCAGCAGGACCTGTACCTCGTGCTCGTGGTGCTGGCGGTCCTGGCGACGGTGCTGATCATCGCCCCGGTGAGCCTGCACCGGCTGCTCTTCCGACGCCGGCTCAAGCCGCAGCTCGTCGACGCGGGCCACTGGTTCGCACGCGCAGGGCTGGCCGCGCTCGCGCTGGTGCTCACGGGGGCGACGATGCTGCTGTTCGACGTCGTCCTCACGCGCACGGCAGGCGTCGTGGCGGGTGCGACGTCCCTCGTCCTCATCACGCTGATGTGGGTGGTCCTGCCCCACGTGATCGCGCACCGTGCCGAGCCCGTCGAGGGCAACGAACCTGCCACCGGCGACTCCGGGCGCGGCGCGGCCGACTGA